In Streptomyces violaceusniger Tu 4113, one DNA window encodes the following:
- a CDS encoding acyl carrier protein translates to MDQPVAAEVSATTLLERLAGRSEDEQEEILLELVRDQVATVLGHPDAAMVDPDRGFVDMGFDSVAAVKLRNQLTRATRLELPASLTFDHPTAVELARHLRTEMLPDDAAAAILVLEELNKLDESILDLDPASAARVRISTLLQDLSAKWIERTDHP, encoded by the coding sequence GTGGATCAACCCGTGGCGGCCGAGGTGTCCGCGACCACACTGCTGGAGCGGCTGGCCGGGCGGTCGGAGGACGAGCAGGAGGAGATCCTGCTGGAGCTGGTCCGCGACCAGGTCGCGACGGTCCTCGGCCATCCGGATGCCGCCATGGTCGACCCGGACCGGGGTTTCGTCGATATGGGCTTCGACTCGGTGGCGGCCGTGAAGCTGCGAAACCAACTGACCCGGGCCACCCGGCTCGAACTGCCCGCCAGCCTCACCTTCGACCACCCCACGGCCGTCGAACTCGCCCGCCATCTGCGTACCGAAATGCTGCCGGACGACGCGGCGGCCGCCATTCTCGTGCTCGAAGAGCTCAACAAACTCGACGAGTCGATCCTCGACCTCGACCCGGCAAGCGCGGCACGGGTGCGGATCTCGACCCTGCTCCAGGATCTGTCCGCGAAATGGATCGAGCGGACGGATCATCCATGA